In a single window of the Nocardiopsis composta genome:
- a CDS encoding glycosyltransferase, translating into MTDIDDAPASAPAPAVRPAEAPDPRPLVLVTVGTDHHPFRRLVSWADAYAREHPGVRVLVQHGRTPRPAHAEAAEFLSPAELAGAMSEAAVVVTHGGPGSIVAARRAGHLPVAVARDPELGEHVDDHQLRFVTRLDTSELVRACSSPQQLAAALDRAVERPGEFRIGPEAGPLPEAAARRAGELIDLIAPPAREEHPPPAPVRLDSPDGPSGTDGTGWPEVTAIVPTRDRPDLVRRTLRSITGQDYPGVLRTIVVFDNDDPDHTLADDDPRRPVRVMANTRSPGLAGARNTGILAASGELVAFCDDDDTWLPGKLRRQVEVLLGAPETEIVCCGIRVIYERTEAERVLDRTSVTFADLLASRLTELHPSTFVIRRSALVDGCGTVDEELPGSYAEDYELLLRLARRAPVRTVPEAGVRVLWHRRSHFAGRWRTIATALGRLLEQYPEFRLVPRGHARVAGQVAFAEAAAGRRRAALRWTWTTLRSRPTEPRAYLALAVACGLRPEPVLRTLHTRGKGL; encoded by the coding sequence GTGACCGACATCGACGACGCCCCCGCCTCCGCGCCCGCCCCCGCAGTCCGGCCGGCCGAGGCCCCCGACCCGCGGCCGCTCGTGCTGGTCACCGTCGGCACCGACCACCACCCGTTCCGCCGGCTGGTCTCCTGGGCCGACGCCTACGCCCGGGAGCACCCCGGCGTCCGGGTCCTGGTGCAGCACGGCCGGACCCCGCGCCCGGCGCACGCCGAGGCCGCCGAGTTCCTCTCCCCCGCCGAACTGGCCGGGGCCATGTCCGAGGCGGCGGTGGTGGTCACGCACGGCGGTCCCGGTTCGATCGTCGCCGCCCGCCGCGCCGGCCACCTGCCGGTCGCCGTCGCCCGCGACCCCGAGCTCGGCGAGCACGTCGACGACCACCAGCTGCGCTTCGTCACCCGGCTGGACACCTCCGAGCTGGTGCGCGCCTGCTCCAGCCCGCAGCAGCTGGCCGCCGCGCTGGACCGGGCGGTCGAGAGGCCCGGGGAGTTCCGGATCGGCCCGGAGGCCGGGCCGCTCCCCGAGGCCGCCGCCCGCCGCGCCGGCGAGCTCATCGACCTGATCGCCCCGCCCGCCCGTGAGGAGCACCCGCCGCCCGCCCCGGTCCGCCTGGACTCCCCGGACGGCCCGAGCGGCACCGACGGCACCGGGTGGCCGGAGGTCACCGCGATCGTGCCCACCCGGGACCGGCCGGACCTGGTCCGCCGCACGCTGCGCTCGATCACCGGGCAGGACTATCCCGGGGTGCTGCGCACCATCGTGGTCTTCGACAACGACGACCCCGACCACACGCTGGCCGACGACGACCCGCGCCGGCCGGTGCGGGTGATGGCCAACACCCGCAGCCCCGGCCTGGCGGGCGCCCGCAACACCGGCATACTCGCCGCCTCCGGCGAGCTGGTCGCCTTCTGCGACGACGACGACACCTGGCTGCCCGGCAAGCTCCGCAGGCAGGTGGAGGTGCTGCTCGGCGCCCCGGAGACCGAGATCGTGTGCTGCGGCATCCGGGTCATCTACGAGCGCACCGAGGCCGAGCGGGTCCTGGACCGGACCTCGGTCACCTTCGCCGACCTGCTCGCCTCCCGCCTCACCGAGCTGCACCCGTCGACCTTCGTGATCCGGCGCAGCGCCCTGGTGGACGGCTGCGGCACCGTCGACGAGGAGCTGCCCGGCAGCTACGCGGAGGACTACGAGCTACTGCTCCGCCTGGCCCGGCGGGCACCGGTGCGCACCGTCCCGGAGGCGGGCGTGCGGGTGCTCTGGCACCGCCGGTCGCACTTCGCCGGCCGCTGGCGCACCATCGCCACCGCGCTCGGCCGGCTGCTGGAGCAGTACCCGGAGTTCCGCCTGGTCCCCCGCGGCCACGCCCGGGTCGCCGGCCAGGTCGCCTTCGCCGAGGCGGCGGCGGGCCGGCGCCGAGCCGCCCTCCGCTGGACCTGGACCACCCTCCGCTCCCGACCGACCGAGCCCCGCGCCTACCTGGCCCTGGCGGTGGCCTGCGGCCTCCGCCCCGAACCGGTCCTGCGCACCCTGCACACCCGGGGCAAGGGCCTCTGA
- a CDS encoding UDP-N-acetylglucosamine--LPS N-acetylglucosamine transferase, with protein MPTTPPAPVLLVASSGGHLAQLWSLRPWWSGRARAWVTFDTPDAAALLGGEEEVHWAHHPTTRSIANLLRNTGLAARVLTARRPAAVVSTGAGVALPFFVLARLLRVPTVYIEVYDRIETPTLTARLCRPFTSLFLAQWEEQRAFMPTAITVGPLL; from the coding sequence GTGCCAACGACGCCACCCGCACCGGTCCTGCTCGTCGCCTCCAGCGGCGGCCACCTGGCCCAGCTGTGGTCGCTGCGCCCGTGGTGGTCCGGGCGCGCACGGGCCTGGGTCACCTTCGACACCCCCGACGCCGCCGCGCTGCTCGGCGGCGAGGAGGAGGTGCACTGGGCCCACCACCCCACCACGCGCAGCATCGCCAATCTGCTGCGCAACACCGGGCTGGCCGCCCGGGTCCTCACCGCCCGGCGCCCCGCCGCAGTGGTCAGCACCGGCGCCGGCGTCGCCCTGCCGTTCTTCGTGCTGGCCCGGCTGCTCCGAGTGCCCACGGTCTACATCGAGGTCTACGACCGGATCGAGACCCCCACCCTGACCGCCCGGCTCTGCCGCCCGTTCACCAGCCTCTTCCTGGCCCAGTGGGAGGAGCAGCGCGCCTTCATGCCGACCGCCATCACCGTGGGACCGCTGCTGTGA